The proteins below come from a single Aegilops tauschii subsp. strangulata cultivar AL8/78 chromosome 6, Aet v6.0, whole genome shotgun sequence genomic window:
- the LOC109731951 gene encoding uncharacterized protein isoform X2, which translates to MGGGSEGGGDADDGCCSVGDTSPGTIVWVRRRNGSWWPGRILGQAELPPSQIMSPRSGTPVKLLGREDASVDWYNLEKSKRVKAFRCGEFDACIERAEATQGTLSKKREKYARREDAILHALELERKLHQTQGFRPAYFSACTKHRKDLGSTRYKSKKRKRKDVSALPAKKEAGQYFLNADLKINFSDSQGTSENLISNHIGDLSHVRHIQGGASLESKENCTIVKKNRSDGSDFDESIEKCDRHRPLVQVLQSSANLTQHSPHNDDYGAILIGGDKDPSPATYRAKRRADFDTESYLQHPDSSSEEHTSSDFVEKHVSESSERECSESETEDDAELLQSANRILPPELRPRDPYFLRTSDRFGHVDNYDDDDDDDDNEVAYSAYMHQLNQSEEEDGSSELGVSRWHIKGKRNNRSAVKKLTYMTDGKSCLDKPNGLMKGSVYNTNGINHRKESVQTSDQQVLRNQIKEEPHYDSDETDLFEDTSHPEVNLYHSRTYPSSLKATRDLSRSYIYYNDYENDSSKISPLNWDTDQIFRVDRKAYWDEPSFYQRNGSSRLGRMGPMLFDIDLKVQASYHGEHVPLVSLMSRLDGKAIVGHPIQIEILVDGSTDHLVSGGDISMEESTGAPTAWRTGRRTAMQRIPRSNPLGASMDCGNEGRLAYPDWEMKPVFSKYSTSANHQVKKSMSNSKQRSSASKSQKKPSKKASLSSQKVRTLSSIPTGRRHHGGGTQAKPRTHSGIFSDLIKPDGAIPPVTCVPAKVVFTRILEAVGRPPLAAARRVRMVSPEARDPT; encoded by the exons ATGGGGGGAGGCTCGGAGGGTGGAGGAGACGCGGACGACGGCTGCTGCAGCGTCGGGGACACCTCGCCGGGGACCATCGTGTGGGTGCGCCGGAGGAACGGCTCCTGGTGGCCCGGCAGGATCCTGGGCCAAGCCGAGCTGCCGCCGTCGCAGATCATGTCTCCAAGGTCCGGCACGCCGGTCAAGCTTCTCGGCCGCGAGGACGCCAGCGT TGACTGGTACAACCTTGAGAAATCAAAGCGCGTTAAAGCATTTAGGTGTGGGGAGTTCGATGCCTGCATTGAGAGGGCAGAGGCTACTCAAGGGACTCTTTCGAAGAAAAGAGAGAAATATGCACGGAGAGAAGATGCCATTCTTCATGCCCTTGAATTAGAGAGGAAACTGCATCAGACTCAAGGTTTCAGACCTGCCTACTTTTCCG CTTGCACGAAACATCGCAAAGACCTTGGAAGTACTCGCTACAAGAGCAAaaagaggaaaagaaaagatgtaTCTGCTCTTCCTGCAAAAAAAGAAGCTGGGCAGTATTTTCTCAATGCCGATTTGAAGATAAACTTTTCAGACTCGCAGGGTACCTCAGAGAATCTTATCAGTAATCACATTGGAGACTTATCCCATGTGAGACATATTCAGGGTGgagcaagtttagagagcaaggAGAATTGTACAATTGTGAAAAAGAATAGATCGGATGGAAGTGATTTCGATGAATCTATTGAAAAATGTGACAGACACCGACCACTTGTTCAAGTCTTGCAGAGCAGTGCAAACTTGACGCAGCACTCGCCGCACAATGATGATTACGGGGCTATCTTAATTGGGGGAGATAAAGATCCATCACCTGCCACCTATCGGGCTAAAAGAA GAGCTGATTTTGACACCGAAAGTTATCTTCAGCATCCAGATTCCTCTTCTGAGGAACATACATCTTCGGACTTTGTTGAGAAACACGTATCTGAGTCTTCAGAGAGGGAATGCTCAGAAAGTGAAACAGAAGATGATGCGGAGCTTTTGCAAA GTGCTAATAGGATTCTGCCTCCAGAGTTACGCCCCCGTGATCCTTATTTCCTTCGGACTTCTGACAGGTTTGGGCATGTGGAtaattatgatgatgatgatgatgatgatgacaatgaggTGGCCTATTCTGCTTATATGCATCAATTGAATCAATCAGAGGAAGAGGATGGTTCTTCTGAGCTGGGTGTCTCCCGATGGCATATAAAAGGTAAACGTAATAACCGTAGCGCAGTGAAGAAATTAACCTATATGACGGATGGAAAATCCTGTTTGGATAAACCCAATGGTCTCATGAAAGGATCTGTGTACAACACAAATGGTATAAATCATAGAAAAGAGAGTGTGCAGACATCCGATCAGCAAGTGCTTAGGAACCAAATCAAAGAGGAGCCCCACTATGATTCTGATGAAACAGATCTATTCGAGGACACAAGCCATCCTGAGGTTAACTTGTATCATAGTCGAACATACCCATCATCCTTGAAAGCTACAAGAGATCTTAGCCGAAGCTACATTTATTATAATGACTATGAAAATGATTCTTCCAAGATTTCTCCACttaactgggatacagatcagATATTTCGTGTTGATCGGAAGGCATATTGGGACGAACCTTCATTTTACCAAAGAAATGGCAGTTCACGTTTGGGTCGCATGGGCCCAATGTTGTTTGATATCGACTTGAAGGTCCAAGCCAGCTACCATGGAGAGCATGTTCCTCTTGTTTCCTTGATGAGCAGACTGGATGGCAAAGCAATTGTTGGACACCCTATCCAAATTGAAATACTTGTAGATGGTTCCACTGACCACCTGGTTTCTGGTGGTGATATTAGTATGGAAGAGAGCACAGGAGCTCCAACTGCTTGGCGTACAGGCAGGAGGACAGCCATGCAAAGAATTCCCCGTTCTAATCCTTTAGGAGCATCAATGGACTGTGGCAATGAAGGCAGGCTTGCATATCCAGACTGGGAAATGAAACCAGTCTTCAGTAAATACTCAACTTCTGCAAATCACCAGGTTAAGAAAAGCATGTCAAATAGCAAGCAGAGGTCATCGGCATCCAAATCTCAAAAGAAGCCATCCAAGAAGGCAAGTCTGTCAAGCCAGAAGGTCAGAACCCTCTCTTCCATTCCCACTGGAAGAAGGCATCATGGAGGTGGCACTCAAGCAAAGCCGCGTACGCACAGTGGCATTTTCAGTGACTTGATCAAACCAGACGGAGCAATTCCACCAGTTACATGCGTCCCCGCAAAGGTTGTGTTCACAAGGATACTGGAAGCAGTTGGCAGGCCACCTCTAGCTGCTGCTCGCCGTGTGAGAATGGTTAGTCCTGAGGCACGAGATCCAACATAG
- the LOC109731951 gene encoding uncharacterized protein isoform X1, with the protein MGGGSEGGGDADDGCCSVGDTSPGTIVWVRRRNGSWWPGRILGQAELPPSQIMSPRSGTPVKLLGREDASVDWYNLEKSKRVKAFRCGEFDACIERAEATQGTLSKKREKYARREDAILHALELERKLHQTQGFRPAYFSACTKHRKDLGSTRYKSKKRKRKDVSALPAKKEAGQYFLNADLKINFSDSQGTSENLISNHIGDLSHVRHIQGGASLESKENCTIVKKNRSDGSDFDESIEKCDRHRPLVQVLQSSANLTQHSPHNDDYGAILIGGDKDPSPATYRAKRSRYAYLPSDSGETHSHSDLPSAQMVSTGADFDTESYLQHPDSSSEEHTSSDFVEKHVSESSERECSESETEDDAELLQSANRILPPELRPRDPYFLRTSDRFGHVDNYDDDDDDDDNEVAYSAYMHQLNQSEEEDGSSELGVSRWHIKGKRNNRSAVKKLTYMTDGKSCLDKPNGLMKGSVYNTNGINHRKESVQTSDQQVLRNQIKEEPHYDSDETDLFEDTSHPEVNLYHSRTYPSSLKATRDLSRSYIYYNDYENDSSKISPLNWDTDQIFRVDRKAYWDEPSFYQRNGSSRLGRMGPMLFDIDLKVQASYHGEHVPLVSLMSRLDGKAIVGHPIQIEILVDGSTDHLVSGGDISMEESTGAPTAWRTGRRTAMQRIPRSNPLGASMDCGNEGRLAYPDWEMKPVFSKYSTSANHQVKKSMSNSKQRSSASKSQKKPSKKASLSSQKVRTLSSIPTGRRHHGGGTQAKPRTHSGIFSDLIKPDGAIPPVTCVPAKVVFTRILEAVGRPPLAAARRVRMVSPEARDPT; encoded by the exons ATGGGGGGAGGCTCGGAGGGTGGAGGAGACGCGGACGACGGCTGCTGCAGCGTCGGGGACACCTCGCCGGGGACCATCGTGTGGGTGCGCCGGAGGAACGGCTCCTGGTGGCCCGGCAGGATCCTGGGCCAAGCCGAGCTGCCGCCGTCGCAGATCATGTCTCCAAGGTCCGGCACGCCGGTCAAGCTTCTCGGCCGCGAGGACGCCAGCGT TGACTGGTACAACCTTGAGAAATCAAAGCGCGTTAAAGCATTTAGGTGTGGGGAGTTCGATGCCTGCATTGAGAGGGCAGAGGCTACTCAAGGGACTCTTTCGAAGAAAAGAGAGAAATATGCACGGAGAGAAGATGCCATTCTTCATGCCCTTGAATTAGAGAGGAAACTGCATCAGACTCAAGGTTTCAGACCTGCCTACTTTTCCG CTTGCACGAAACATCGCAAAGACCTTGGAAGTACTCGCTACAAGAGCAAaaagaggaaaagaaaagatgtaTCTGCTCTTCCTGCAAAAAAAGAAGCTGGGCAGTATTTTCTCAATGCCGATTTGAAGATAAACTTTTCAGACTCGCAGGGTACCTCAGAGAATCTTATCAGTAATCACATTGGAGACTTATCCCATGTGAGACATATTCAGGGTGgagcaagtttagagagcaaggAGAATTGTACAATTGTGAAAAAGAATAGATCGGATGGAAGTGATTTCGATGAATCTATTGAAAAATGTGACAGACACCGACCACTTGTTCAAGTCTTGCAGAGCAGTGCAAACTTGACGCAGCACTCGCCGCACAATGATGATTACGGGGCTATCTTAATTGGGGGAGATAAAGATCCATCACCTGCCACCTATCGGGCTAAAAGAAGTAGATATGCATACCTGCCTAGTGATTCTGGTGAAACTCATAGTCATAGTGATTTACCTTCTGCTCAAATGGTTTCTACAGGAGCTGATTTTGACACCGAAAGTTATCTTCAGCATCCAGATTCCTCTTCTGAGGAACATACATCTTCGGACTTTGTTGAGAAACACGTATCTGAGTCTTCAGAGAGGGAATGCTCAGAAAGTGAAACAGAAGATGATGCGGAGCTTTTGCAAA GTGCTAATAGGATTCTGCCTCCAGAGTTACGCCCCCGTGATCCTTATTTCCTTCGGACTTCTGACAGGTTTGGGCATGTGGAtaattatgatgatgatgatgatgatgatgacaatgaggTGGCCTATTCTGCTTATATGCATCAATTGAATCAATCAGAGGAAGAGGATGGTTCTTCTGAGCTGGGTGTCTCCCGATGGCATATAAAAGGTAAACGTAATAACCGTAGCGCAGTGAAGAAATTAACCTATATGACGGATGGAAAATCCTGTTTGGATAAACCCAATGGTCTCATGAAAGGATCTGTGTACAACACAAATGGTATAAATCATAGAAAAGAGAGTGTGCAGACATCCGATCAGCAAGTGCTTAGGAACCAAATCAAAGAGGAGCCCCACTATGATTCTGATGAAACAGATCTATTCGAGGACACAAGCCATCCTGAGGTTAACTTGTATCATAGTCGAACATACCCATCATCCTTGAAAGCTACAAGAGATCTTAGCCGAAGCTACATTTATTATAATGACTATGAAAATGATTCTTCCAAGATTTCTCCACttaactgggatacagatcagATATTTCGTGTTGATCGGAAGGCATATTGGGACGAACCTTCATTTTACCAAAGAAATGGCAGTTCACGTTTGGGTCGCATGGGCCCAATGTTGTTTGATATCGACTTGAAGGTCCAAGCCAGCTACCATGGAGAGCATGTTCCTCTTGTTTCCTTGATGAGCAGACTGGATGGCAAAGCAATTGTTGGACACCCTATCCAAATTGAAATACTTGTAGATGGTTCCACTGACCACCTGGTTTCTGGTGGTGATATTAGTATGGAAGAGAGCACAGGAGCTCCAACTGCTTGGCGTACAGGCAGGAGGACAGCCATGCAAAGAATTCCCCGTTCTAATCCTTTAGGAGCATCAATGGACTGTGGCAATGAAGGCAGGCTTGCATATCCAGACTGGGAAATGAAACCAGTCTTCAGTAAATACTCAACTTCTGCAAATCACCAGGTTAAGAAAAGCATGTCAAATAGCAAGCAGAGGTCATCGGCATCCAAATCTCAAAAGAAGCCATCCAAGAAGGCAAGTCTGTCAAGCCAGAAGGTCAGAACCCTCTCTTCCATTCCCACTGGAAGAAGGCATCATGGAGGTGGCACTCAAGCAAAGCCGCGTACGCACAGTGGCATTTTCAGTGACTTGATCAAACCAGACGGAGCAATTCCACCAGTTACATGCGTCCCCGCAAAGGTTGTGTTCACAAGGATACTGGAAGCAGTTGGCAGGCCACCTCTAGCTGCTGCTCGCCGTGTGAGAATGGTTAGTCCTGAGGCACGAGATCCAACATAG